A window of the Nocardia sp. NBC_01329 genome harbors these coding sequences:
- a CDS encoding PH domain-containing protein produces the protein MLVTAVVIAILAAARVTTTRFRIAGDWFEVRTGLLFRTEYRVPLARIASADITRTPLHRMTGLATLRIGTGDGRAATERRLTLDGLRLDHARALRPQLLAHTGSATIDDPALVRLDRSWIRYAPLSLWGAGTVVTAACSAYRLLSEFGYGFGDIASVLGLAGRSAAEQLSFGLIVAGVATVAVGTFLSVAAFVENWSNYALDRGADGLRMRRGLLTTRSVTVPWTQIDGVELIEPLLYRFAGAAATAVIATGLGTVEENRKRRRLSPALPRPVAAGLADEVVRHAVAVTGTALRPHPVVAAVRRRRFGLAVVGGALAVAGAGTGWAALYAAAVTAIAGVTATALISRESHRSLGHALSGQWLLLRAGVFPRRTVASRTNAVIGWGRHPVPVPAPARTAHPDCVHSSGRGRLPGPRYRRGGGHRPHPDHRADIAESLREMTSTPPQWARRTVHAIALLPLPSTLWRLLLVLGFGAGYTPDGLEALNLGHSGAVSLLLLCAATEVAALLSFVLVRRCGEIFPHWFPAVGGRPVPVPAVVIPALLGAAAATCLWTPFLFWWAVPHSGMTATGSFLVGFAYLPLVLWGPLLAAVTDNYRRRRRHPGSIGGGVVARTATEVDVCGECHRLEAES, from the coding sequence GTGTTGGTGACCGCCGTGGTGATCGCGATCCTCGCGGCGGCCCGGGTCACGACCACCCGGTTTCGGATCGCCGGCGATTGGTTCGAGGTGCGCACCGGTCTGCTGTTCCGCACCGAGTACCGGGTACCGCTGGCGCGGATCGCCTCAGCCGATATCACCCGTACGCCGCTGCACCGGATGACGGGGCTGGCCACGCTACGCATCGGGACTGGTGACGGGCGGGCCGCCACGGAACGCCGCCTCACTCTCGACGGTCTCCGGCTGGATCACGCACGCGCGCTCCGGCCCCAGTTGCTGGCGCATACGGGCTCGGCGACTATCGACGACCCCGCCCTGGTGCGACTCGACCGTTCCTGGATTCGCTACGCGCCGTTATCGCTGTGGGGCGCGGGCACGGTGGTCACCGCGGCCTGCTCGGCCTATCGGCTGCTGTCCGAATTCGGGTACGGTTTCGGCGATATCGCCTCCGTCCTGGGCCTAGCGGGACGGTCGGCGGCGGAGCAGTTGTCGTTCGGGCTGATCGTCGCAGGGGTGGCGACGGTCGCGGTCGGCACGTTTCTCTCGGTGGCCGCGTTCGTGGAGAACTGGTCGAACTACGCGCTCGATCGCGGCGCGGACGGATTACGCATGCGGCGCGGCCTGCTGACCACCCGCTCGGTCACCGTGCCTTGGACGCAAATCGACGGGGTAGAGCTGATCGAACCGCTGCTGTACCGGTTCGCCGGCGCCGCCGCCACCGCGGTGATCGCGACCGGGCTGGGAACTGTCGAGGAGAATCGCAAACGCCGCCGTCTCTCCCCGGCCCTGCCACGGCCGGTCGCGGCGGGCCTGGCGGACGAGGTCGTCCGGCACGCGGTCGCGGTGACCGGCACGGCGCTGCGCCCACACCCGGTGGTGGCCGCGGTCCGGCGGCGACGGTTCGGCCTGGCCGTTGTCGGTGGCGCTCTGGCGGTAGCGGGCGCCGGTACGGGCTGGGCGGCACTGTATGCCGCCGCGGTGACGGCGATTGCCGGCGTTACCGCTACCGCCCTGATCTCTCGGGAGAGTCACCGCAGTCTCGGACACGCACTCAGCGGTCAGTGGCTGCTCCTACGCGCTGGCGTTTTCCCGCGCCGCACGGTAGCGTCGCGCACGAATGCGGTCATCGGCTGGGGGCGGCACCCAGTCCCCGTTCCAGCTCCGGCACGGACTGCTCACCCTGACTGCGTCCACAGCAGCGGGCGAGGGCGTCTACCGGGTCCGCGATATCGCCGAGGAGGAGGGCATCGCCCTCATCCGGACCATCGAGCCGACATTGCTGAAAGCCTTCGAGAAATGACCAGCACACCCCCGCAGTGGGCCCGCCGCACCGTCCACGCCATCGCATTGCTGCCCCTGCCCTCCACCCTGTGGCGATTACTGCTCGTCCTCGGATTCGGTGCCGGCTACACCCCCGACGGGCTGGAGGCTCTGAACCTCGGTCATTCCGGTGCGGTCTCGCTGCTACTCCTGTGTGCCGCGACGGAGGTCGCCGCACTGTTGAGTTTCGTACTTGTCCGTCGATGTGGCGAGATCTTCCCTCACTGGTTCCCCGCCGTGGGTGGTCGGCCGGTGCCAGTGCCAGCGGTCGTGATCCCCGCACTGCTCGGCGCGGCCGCAGCCACCTGTCTGTGGACTCCGTTCCTGTTCTGGTGGGCGGTGCCGCACAGCGGGATGACCGCGACCGGTTCGTTCCTGGTCGGCTTCGCCTACCTGCCGCTCGTCCTATGGGGCCCGCTACTGGCTGCCGTGACTGACAACTATCGCCGCCGACGCAGGCATCCAGGCAGCATCGGCGGTGGCGTAGTAGCGCGTACAGCAACGGAGGTGGACGTCTGCGGAGAGTGCCACCGACTGGAAGCCGAGTCGTAG
- a CDS encoding helix-turn-helix transcriptional regulator encodes MTTHTELGPALRAWRERIGPAAVGLPIAGNRRVPGLRREELAVLAGISVDYLVQLEQGRARNPSPQVLAAFAKTLRLNSVDRELLYRLAGAVIPPSGTVPREVPPGVQRMIDRMSDTPLAVFTASWDIVQSNPLWTELFGSPDNADARSSNLVWGHFAAPPAPAASRIERGAAHADAFERMMVSDLRRAADRYPDDRGVAELVNGLRETNPRFADLWTRYETLPIGRSHKTVVHPELGEIVLDCDIMTIERADLHIVLNWAAPDTGAAQKLVLLRERVAAAAH; translated from the coding sequence ATGACCACCCACACCGAGCTAGGCCCTGCACTGCGCGCGTGGAGAGAGCGCATCGGCCCGGCCGCGGTCGGTCTGCCGATTGCAGGCAACCGACGAGTTCCGGGCCTGCGCCGTGAGGAGCTGGCGGTCTTGGCCGGCATCTCCGTCGACTACCTCGTACAGCTCGAACAGGGCCGCGCGAGAAATCCCTCCCCCCAGGTTCTGGCCGCCTTTGCGAAGACCCTGCGGCTCAACTCCGTGGATCGCGAACTGCTCTACCGGCTGGCAGGAGCGGTCATCCCGCCGTCCGGGACGGTGCCACGCGAGGTGCCACCCGGCGTGCAGCGCATGATCGATCGGATGAGCGACACCCCGCTGGCCGTCTTCACAGCCTCCTGGGACATCGTGCAGAGCAACCCGCTCTGGACCGAGTTGTTCGGCAGCCCGGACAATGCCGATGCCCGGTCGAGCAATCTGGTCTGGGGACATTTCGCCGCCCCGCCTGCACCCGCCGCTTCCCGCATCGAGCGCGGCGCCGCACACGCCGACGCTTTCGAGCGCATGATGGTGTCCGACCTGCGCCGGGCCGCCGACCGGTACCCCGACGACCGCGGTGTCGCCGAGCTGGTCAACGGGCTACGAGAGACCAACCCACGCTTCGCCGACCTCTGGACCCGCTACGAGACCCTGCCGATCGGGCGTTCACACAAGACAGTTGTCCACCCCGAGCTCGGCGAGATCGTCCTCGATTGCGACATCATGACCATCGAACGCGCCGACCTGCACATCGTGCTGAACTGGGCCGCTCCCGACACCGGCGCGGCCCAGAAGCTCGTCCTGCTCCGCGAGCGCGTAGCCGCAGCAGCACACTGA
- a CDS encoding NADPH-dependent F420 reductase codes for MAPTIGIIGSGLVGGSVARLAVDAGYSVVLSNSRGPESIAELVRELGPLARAATVDEAIEVGDIIALPVPLASFEALPVDKLAGKVVLDQTNYYPEFWRNAELDAGKLTSSELVQRHLEDSLVVKGLHNLDWNHMYSNARPKGDAERTTLPIAGNDPAAKQAVTRFLEAVGYDVVDAGPLAESWRIEPETPIYFWPYAPAIPDGISGDEEKRFYLEHAVPPVSPEAARTMIDSAQRPSPVGGTLAGMPPAHVAIFMDQASADTVNK; via the coding sequence ATGGCACCCACCATCGGAATCATCGGCTCCGGCCTGGTCGGCGGCTCCGTCGCCCGGCTGGCTGTCGATGCCGGCTACAGCGTTGTGCTCAGCAACTCACGAGGCCCGGAGTCGATCGCGGAACTCGTTCGGGAGCTCGGTCCGCTGGCGCGCGCCGCCACGGTCGATGAAGCGATCGAGGTCGGCGACATCATTGCCCTTCCTGTCCCGCTCGCAAGTTTCGAGGCATTGCCGGTCGACAAGCTGGCCGGGAAGGTCGTCCTGGACCAGACGAACTACTACCCCGAGTTCTGGCGTAACGCCGAACTCGATGCCGGGAAGCTCACCTCGAGTGAACTGGTGCAGCGGCACCTCGAGGACTCCCTGGTCGTGAAGGGCCTGCACAATCTGGACTGGAACCACATGTACTCCAACGCCCGCCCGAAGGGCGATGCCGAACGGACGACCCTGCCGATCGCGGGCAACGATCCCGCTGCCAAGCAGGCGGTGACGCGGTTCTTGGAAGCGGTCGGCTACGACGTGGTCGATGCCGGCCCGCTCGCGGAGAGCTGGCGGATCGAGCCCGAGACACCCATCTACTTCTGGCCGTACGCCCCTGCCATCCCCGACGGAATCTCCGGGGACGAGGAGAAGCGCTTCTACCTCGAACACGCGGTCCCGCCCGTCTCGCCCGAAGCAGCCCGCACGATGATCGACAGCGCGCAGCGACCGTCACCCGTCGGTGGCACGCTGGCCGGGATGCCTCCCGCCCACGTCGCCATCTTCATGGACCAGGCGAGCGCCGACACCGTAAACAAGTAA
- a CDS encoding TIGR02679 family protein, which produces MRRLLGGEELAWLVDRVRRRLERGDPASGSATLAGASPEQRRAVERLLGRRGRTGGSLTVSLDEVDQVLRRSGAAPDGLAGAVQLLVGEIVDRSERAVAEARQWALALTPLDELTARRPELREWREWLDSTGLLRRCATDATAAQKLCGDLARVVDRLPAGDLALGRLAADATGDAHALDDGRPLATLALSAARGLAGSAPAGSGSVWEKRVAWSAVGVHRDELSSTVLTLGLPGGPDSTAGRILALARAAGDPVVLTLRQIDRIEPDAFGVRQALVRICENPIVVASAADRWGPDCPPLICLSGHPSTAARNLLAMLSGVGVEFAYHGDFDWGGIRIANALAQHIDWRPWRFTSADYLNALPRVVGGTLSGRPGEAVWDSELAGTLRRHGVRVEEELVLDELIGDLVPRLDTRQPTEVSDG; this is translated from the coding sequence GTGCGACGGCTACTCGGCGGCGAAGAGCTGGCGTGGCTGGTGGACCGGGTGCGGCGCAGGCTGGAACGGGGGGATCCGGCCTCCGGTAGCGCCACCTTGGCCGGGGCGAGCCCGGAACAACGTCGCGCCGTGGAGCGGCTACTCGGCAGGCGGGGACGGACCGGCGGATCACTCACGGTCTCGCTGGACGAGGTGGACCAGGTGTTGCGGCGCAGTGGCGCGGCACCGGATGGGCTGGCCGGTGCGGTGCAGTTGCTGGTGGGGGAGATCGTGGACCGGTCCGAGCGGGCGGTGGCCGAGGCACGGCAGTGGGCGCTGGCGCTGACTCCGCTCGACGAACTCACCGCACGCCGCCCCGAACTCCGGGAATGGCGCGAATGGCTGGACAGCACCGGCCTGCTGCGCCGCTGCGCAACCGATGCGACAGCGGCGCAGAAACTGTGCGGTGACCTCGCCCGGGTCGTCGATCGGCTGCCCGCCGGGGATCTCGCGCTCGGCCGCCTCGCCGCCGACGCCACCGGGGACGCGCATGCGCTCGACGACGGCCGGCCGCTGGCGACGCTGGCCCTGTCGGCTGCCCGGGGACTGGCCGGGTCCGCGCCGGCCGGGTCCGGTTCGGTGTGGGAGAAACGGGTTGCCTGGTCTGCGGTAGGCGTGCACCGCGACGAGTTGTCCTCGACCGTGCTGACCTTGGGGCTGCCGGGTGGTCCGGACTCGACCGCAGGCCGGATCCTGGCGCTGGCTCGCGCGGCCGGCGATCCCGTGGTCCTCACCCTGCGCCAGATCGACCGCATCGAACCGGACGCCTTCGGGGTCCGCCAGGCGCTGGTCCGGATCTGTGAGAACCCGATCGTGGTGGCCTCCGCCGCTGACCGATGGGGACCGGACTGCCCGCCGCTGATCTGCCTGTCCGGGCACCCCTCCACCGCGGCCCGGAACCTGCTGGCAATGCTCTCCGGGGTCGGCGTGGAGTTCGCCTACCACGGTGACTTCGATTGGGGTGGCATCCGCATCGCCAACGCGCTCGCACAGCATATCGACTGGCGGCCGTGGCGATTCACCAGTGCGGACTATCTGAACGCGCTGCCCCGGGTCGTCGGCGGCACGTTGTCCGGACGCCCCGGGGAAGCGGTATGGGACAGCGAACTGGCCGGGACCCTGCGCCGACACGGTGTGCGTGTCGAGGAGGAACTCGTACTCGACGAGCTGATCGGAGATCTCGTCCCTCGGCTGGACACGAGACAACCGACTGAGGTCTCCGATGGATAG
- a CDS encoding TIGR02680 family protein, producing MSLPPVPARQRWQPLRAGLVDLFYYDVEEFHFHDGRLLLRGNNGTGKSKVLALTVPFLLDGELAAHRVEPDGDRNKRMEWNLLLGGNHPHTERLGYTWLEFGRLTADGTPEYRTIGCGLKAVAGRGIARHWFFVTGQRVGHRGVVEELSLIGPTKVALTREKLKDALGGIGLYDTASDYRRAVDEALFGLGLYRYEALVNLLIQLRQPQLSKKPDEKLLSRALTEALPPLDPVLVTTVAEAFRGLDEEREALRGLAEARSAGETFLSHYRRYARIAAKRRAEPPRKAHSRYEKLNAELAEAQTAFERAEVAVLEAVAERNTAAARRSTLSARRDALHDSPEMRDAKALTRAKSEAERLGVLATDRERDLTRAADTLRRREVQLGAARKVATADADAYARATGAAAEAATGAGLTEGHAAVIEALGTDAAPYPAAQPAGSRLVDTTRTALTTLSGLLDTAEAADGAARRARDEVDRITGERQQVAERILAAEQVVTAAGAAVVKEFTEYLGGVTSLWFADPGTVRAALEVWVDTPDGPNPADAAVSEAARLATAALAREQQAVEAATELATAEGDALTDEIERLEQGGHDAPTAPPTRDNALRRTRAGAPLWKVIDFTDVVAVEQRAGLEAALQAAGILDAWLDPDGSLRDGVTDDVLIAVGTAAADGGLTTVLAPAIDRADPQAAALDESAVTAVLGAIGFGHDSADTWVDSDGSFRIGILRGSWHKAAAAYIGEGARETARRARLEQLNVELRQVEARRETLAASALELADRQETVLADQRRCPDDTAVREAHGRLAAEHRTRQHLDGKHAEAVAEHSRREQRVRETYSTAEEFAHDVRLPVDRAALTGIRSALGDYRVALAGLWPAARADARAREAVREAGHELELATEHRDTAAEIAGQTRMEAAAAAERHRTLVETAGTAVEELFRELDSVEQQITACDNAAEAASAAERRALGDRGHADGQRETLSGRLDEAIADREQTIADLRAFAATGLLTTALPDLVVPDVAADWAPTPAVTLARAIDAELADLDAGERPWELVQQRVSAEHKLLTDTLSRHGHSVGLTVRDGIIVVDVRFQGVQQDVPGLVHALTAETEHRAVLLSAKEREILENHLINEVAGLLQELISGAEDQVRSINADLEARPTSTGMRLRLQWHTVRGAPDGLDRVRDRLLRQTADAWSTADRALVGAFLQEQINREHADDTTGGGWTEQLTRALDYRSWHEFRIQRYQDGQWRPAAGPASGGERALVTSVPLFAAASSFYSSAGNSQAPRLVALDEAFAGVDDDSRAKCLGLLAAFDLDVVMTSEREWGCYPQVPGLAIAQLARRDGIDAVLVTPWRWDGRERVEVSPPVSQLQATASVAHTEGGLF from the coding sequence ATGAGTCTGCCACCCGTCCCGGCCCGGCAGCGCTGGCAGCCGCTGCGCGCCGGACTGGTCGACCTGTTCTACTACGATGTCGAGGAGTTCCATTTCCACGACGGCCGTCTGTTGTTGCGCGGCAACAACGGCACCGGGAAATCGAAGGTGCTGGCGCTGACGGTGCCGTTCCTGCTCGATGGTGAGCTGGCCGCCCACCGGGTGGAACCCGACGGCGACCGCAACAAGCGGATGGAATGGAATCTGCTGCTGGGCGGTAACCATCCGCATACCGAGCGGCTCGGTTACACCTGGCTGGAGTTCGGCCGGCTGACAGCCGACGGCACCCCGGAATACCGGACCATCGGCTGCGGGCTCAAAGCGGTCGCCGGTCGCGGTATCGCCCGGCACTGGTTCTTCGTGACCGGACAACGTGTCGGTCATCGGGGTGTAGTCGAGGAATTGTCCCTGATCGGCCCGACGAAGGTGGCGCTGACCAGGGAGAAACTCAAGGATGCGCTCGGCGGTATCGGGCTGTACGACACGGCCTCCGACTACCGCCGCGCAGTAGACGAGGCGCTGTTCGGGCTGGGACTGTACCGCTACGAGGCACTGGTCAATCTGCTGATTCAGCTGCGGCAGCCGCAGTTGTCGAAGAAACCGGACGAGAAGCTGCTTTCGCGTGCGCTCACCGAGGCGCTGCCGCCGCTGGACCCGGTGCTGGTCACCACGGTGGCCGAGGCGTTCCGGGGGTTGGACGAGGAACGCGAGGCATTGCGCGGCCTGGCCGAGGCGCGGTCGGCGGGCGAGACTTTTTTGAGCCACTACCGCAGGTATGCGCGGATCGCGGCGAAGCGGCGGGCCGAACCACCCCGCAAGGCGCACAGTCGCTACGAGAAGCTGAACGCCGAACTGGCCGAGGCGCAGACGGCGTTCGAGCGGGCCGAAGTCGCGGTGCTGGAGGCCGTTGCGGAGCGGAACACCGCCGCTGCGCGCCGTTCGACGCTGTCCGCCCGGCGCGACGCCTTGCACGACAGCCCGGAGATGCGCGACGCCAAGGCGTTGACTCGAGCGAAATCGGAGGCCGAGCGACTCGGTGTGCTGGCGACCGATCGGGAACGCGATCTCACCAGAGCTGCGGATACGCTGCGACGCAGGGAAGTCCAGCTCGGGGCCGCGCGCAAGGTGGCAACCGCTGACGCCGACGCCTATGCCCGGGCCACCGGAGCTGCGGCGGAGGCGGCGACCGGGGCCGGGCTGACCGAAGGTCATGCGGCGGTGATCGAGGCACTCGGCACGGACGCCGCGCCCTACCCGGCGGCGCAACCGGCAGGCAGTCGGCTCGTCGATACCACCCGGACCGCGCTGACCACGCTGTCGGGTCTGTTGGACACTGCGGAGGCGGCCGACGGGGCCGCGCGGCGTGCGCGCGACGAAGTGGATCGGATCACCGGCGAACGGCAGCAGGTCGCCGAGCGGATACTGGCGGCCGAACAGGTCGTCACGGCCGCCGGGGCTGCCGTGGTGAAGGAGTTCACCGAATACCTCGGTGGCGTGACCTCTCTGTGGTTCGCGGACCCCGGTACGGTGCGGGCTGCGCTCGAGGTCTGGGTCGACACCCCTGACGGTCCGAATCCGGCGGACGCCGCCGTGAGCGAGGCGGCGCGACTGGCCACCGCGGCACTCGCCCGGGAACAGCAGGCAGTGGAGGCTGCCACCGAGCTGGCCACGGCCGAAGGCGATGCGCTGACCGATGAGATCGAGCGACTGGAGCAGGGCGGCCACGACGCGCCGACCGCGCCACCCACCCGGGACAACGCCTTACGCCGCACGCGGGCTGGTGCACCGTTGTGGAAAGTCATCGATTTCACCGACGTGGTAGCAGTAGAGCAGCGCGCGGGGTTGGAAGCCGCGTTGCAGGCCGCGGGCATTCTGGACGCATGGCTGGACCCGGACGGCAGCCTGCGCGACGGGGTCACCGACGACGTGCTGATCGCAGTGGGTACCGCCGCTGCGGACGGCGGGCTGACCACGGTGCTGGCTCCGGCGATCGATCGCGCCGACCCGCAGGCTGCGGCGCTGGACGAGTCCGCTGTCACCGCCGTGCTGGGTGCTATCGGTTTCGGGCACGACAGTGCTGATACGTGGGTGGACAGCGACGGCAGCTTCCGGATCGGGATCTTGCGGGGATCCTGGCACAAGGCCGCCGCGGCCTACATCGGGGAAGGTGCGCGGGAGACCGCGCGGCGTGCCCGGCTGGAACAGCTGAACGTCGAACTCCGGCAGGTCGAAGCGAGGCGGGAGACGTTGGCCGCCTCCGCACTCGAACTGGCAGACCGCCAGGAGACGGTCCTCGCCGACCAGCGGCGCTGCCCGGACGATACCGCTGTGCGGGAGGCACACGGCCGGCTGGCCGCCGAGCATCGCACTCGGCAACACCTGGACGGTAAACACGCCGAGGCCGTCGCGGAGCATTCGCGCCGGGAACAACGCGTTCGCGAAACATATTCCACCGCAGAAGAATTTGCGCACGATGTGCGGCTTCCGGTGGATCGCGCCGCCCTGACCGGAATCCGGTCCGCGCTGGGTGACTATCGAGTCGCGCTGGCCGGGCTGTGGCCGGCGGCCCGCGCGGACGCGCGAGCACGAGAGGCGGTGCGCGAAGCCGGGCACGAGCTCGAGTTGGCCACCGAACACCGTGACACGGCCGCCGAGATCGCCGGACAGACCCGGATGGAGGCCGCCGCCGCCGCCGAACGGCATCGCACCCTGGTCGAGACCGCGGGCACCGCCGTCGAGGAGCTGTTCCGTGAGCTCGACTCGGTCGAGCAGCAGATCACCGCCTGCGATAACGCCGCCGAGGCCGCATCGGCCGCCGAGCGCCGTGCTCTCGGCGACCGCGGCCACGCCGACGGACAACGCGAAACGCTGTCCGGTCGACTCGACGAGGCAATCGCAGACCGGGAACAGACGATCGCCGACCTCCGCGCGTTCGCCGCCACCGGCCTGCTCACCACCGCGCTGCCCGATCTGGTTGTTCCGGACGTGGCCGCGGACTGGGCTCCGACACCGGCGGTGACGCTGGCCCGCGCCATCGATGCCGAACTCGCCGACCTCGACGCCGGCGAACGGCCGTGGGAGTTGGTGCAGCAGCGGGTTTCCGCCGAGCACAAACTGCTCACCGACACACTGTCCCGGCACGGTCACTCGGTGGGGCTCACCGTCCGCGACGGCATCATCGTGGTGGATGTGCGATTCCAGGGCGTCCAGCAGGACGTGCCGGGTCTGGTACACGCATTGACTGCCGAAACCGAGCACCGCGCCGTGCTGCTGTCCGCCAAGGAACGCGAGATCCTGGAGAACCACCTGATCAACGAGGTGGCCGGACTGCTGCAGGAGCTGATCTCCGGCGCCGAGGACCAGGTGCGCTCGATCAACGCCGACCTGGAGGCACGACCCACCTCGACCGGTATGCGGTTACGCCTGCAATGGCATACGGTGCGCGGGGCGCCGGACGGATTGGATCGGGTGCGCGACCGGCTGCTGCGGCAGACCGCCGACGCGTGGAGCACCGCGGACCGTGCGCTGGTCGGAGCGTTCCTGCAGGAACAGATCAACCGCGAGCACGCCGACGACACCACCGGTGGCGGCTGGACCGAACAGCTCACGCGGGCGCTGGACTACCGGTCCTGGCACGAATTCCGTATCCAGCGCTACCAGGACGGCCAGTGGCGGCCCGCGGCCGGACCGGCGTCCGGAGGCGAACGGGCACTGGTCACCTCGGTGCCGTTGTTCGCCGCCGCGTCCTCGTTCTACAGCTCCGCGGGGAACTCCCAGGCGCCGCGGCTCGTCGCGCTCGACGAGGCGTTCGCGGGTGTGGACGATGACTCGCGGGCAAAATGTCTCGGCCTGCTCGCCGCCTTCGACCTCGATGTCGTGATGACCAGTGAACGCGAATGGGGGTGCTATCCACAGGTTCCGGGGTTGGCCATCGCGCAATTGGCGCGCCGGGATGGTATCGACGCGGTGCTGGTCACGCCGTGGCGCTGGGACGGCCGGGAGCGGGTCGAGGTGAGTCCGCCGGTCTCGCAGCTACAGGCCACCGCATCCGTTGCCCACACCGAAGGCGGACTGTTCTGA
- a CDS encoding TIGR02678 family protein, with the protein MDSQEEEAQRRRAMRALLAKPLLTVVADEDALRPVRRHAAYLRDWFAAETGWRLLVDAESARLFKVSATTEDATHPARDGKGRAPFGRRRYVLLCLALAVLERADAQITLGRLAEGVLVAAGDPEFAAAGVEFTLSRRDERADLVAVVRLLLAWGALERVAGEEDSYLGDTGDVLYDVRRRVLAALLTTGRGPSTITEPGFEQRLAALSAESVPDTEDLRRRTLRHQLTRRLLDDPVLYYDDLTADERAYLINQRAAITRRIEQATGLVAEMRAEGIAMVDPDDDLTDVRMPEQRTDGHVTLLIAEYLSGRAGEPVLLDTLRAHVRALARQHTSYWRRGVTEPGADTELLEIALTTLRALRLVADSAPDAVRALPAISRYSVREAVIRDGSEPRTRRTTRKGRSR; encoded by the coding sequence ATGGATTCGCAGGAAGAGGAGGCGCAGCGCCGCCGGGCGATGCGAGCGCTCCTGGCCAAGCCGCTGCTGACGGTAGTCGCCGACGAGGATGCGCTGCGGCCGGTCCGTCGACATGCCGCCTATCTACGGGACTGGTTCGCCGCGGAGACCGGCTGGCGGCTGCTGGTGGACGCCGAATCGGCGCGCCTGTTCAAGGTATCCGCCACCACGGAGGACGCCACCCATCCGGCGCGGGACGGAAAAGGCAGGGCGCCGTTCGGCCGACGGCGTTATGTGCTGCTGTGCCTGGCTCTGGCGGTGCTGGAGCGAGCTGACGCACAGATCACGCTGGGCCGTTTGGCGGAAGGGGTGCTGGTCGCCGCCGGCGACCCGGAATTCGCCGCTGCGGGTGTCGAATTCACGCTGAGCCGCCGCGACGAGCGCGCAGATCTGGTGGCCGTGGTGCGGTTGTTGCTGGCCTGGGGCGCGCTGGAGCGGGTCGCCGGCGAGGAGGATTCCTACCTCGGCGATACCGGTGATGTCCTGTACGACGTCCGCCGCCGGGTGCTGGCGGCGCTGCTCACCACCGGCCGGGGGCCGTCGACCATTACGGAACCGGGATTCGAGCAGCGGCTGGCGGCGCTGTCGGCGGAATCGGTGCCCGATACCGAGGATTTGCGGCGTCGCACCCTGCGCCACCAGCTGACTCGGCGGCTACTGGACGATCCGGTGCTCTACTACGACGATCTGACCGCCGACGAACGGGCCTATCTGATCAACCAGCGCGCCGCCATCACCCGCCGTATCGAGCAGGCCACCGGTCTGGTTGCCGAGATGCGCGCCGAGGGTATCGCGATGGTCGATCCTGACGACGACCTGACCGATGTGCGAATGCCGGAGCAGCGGACCGACGGCCACGTCACCCTGCTGATAGCGGAGTATCTGTCCGGTCGGGCCGGCGAACCGGTACTGCTGGACACACTGCGAGCTCACGTGCGTGCTCTGGCTCGTCAACACACCTCGTACTGGCGTCGTGGGGTCACCGAGCCCGGCGCAGACACCGAACTGCTCGAGATCGCCCTCACCACATTGCGGGCCCTGCGGCTGGTGGCGGACTCCGCGCCGGACGCAGTCCGGGCGCTGCCCGCGATATCCCGGTATTCCGTGCGGGAAGCGGTGATTCGCGACGGCAGCGAACCCCGGACACGCCGCACGACACGAAAGGGGCGGTCGCGATGA